The proteins below are encoded in one region of Lactuca sativa cultivar Salinas chromosome 3, Lsat_Salinas_v11, whole genome shotgun sequence:
- the LOC111915611 gene encoding fluoride export protein 1, whose product MDYGHNDCEPRRSGSFSRISSTNSSFRRQSFNFNQSGANDDSDHLSVSEAGDIGDRALHSKRHSGNESGRPVFPFEENLVLPIQEHSFKESHLPTPSPSSPDAILHDKGQNQDCKKELPWFMTYISSRVHLAVLGILGVLTRYLLEKLFGPQVVGATSDNSYMYVDLPPNMIGSFLMGWFGVVFKGDISKFSPELAVGLTTGYLGSLTTFSGWNQKMLELSVNGQWVFSFLGFFLGLFLVAYSFIFGVETAKGVKWVFNKTNLNSKCGFELKNNIISESILIVLMITLLGLLWGVSIALLKRDFESDKSTSQLWLGCIVGPIGVWIRFYLAKFNGKGLGRQHIMKWMPFGTLIANVSASCIMATFATLKKAVKDEHFDIVATGIQFGLCGCLSTVSTFIAEFGAMRESVDPWKAYVYAFTTMIVSFVFGTFIYSVPVWAKSWS is encoded by the exons ATGGATTATGGTCACAATGACTGTGAACCAAGAAGAAGTGGATCTTTTAGTCGAATCAGCAGTACAAATTCTTCATTCAGGAGGCAGTCTTTCAATTTCAACCAATCAGGAGCTAATGATGACAGTGATCACCTATCAGTTTCAGAAGCAGGAGATATTGGAGATAGAGCACTTCATAGTAAAAGACATAGTGGAAATGAAAGTGGAAGACCTGTGTTCCCTTTTGAAGAAAATCTTGTACTTCCCATTCAAGAACATTCTTTTAAAGAATCACACCTcccaactccatctccctcttCACCAGATGCAATATTACATGATAAAGGCCAGAATCAA GATTGTAAAAAAGAGCTTCCATGGTTCATGACATATATCTCATCCCGTGTTCATCTAGCTGTACTTGGCATTCTTGGG GTATTGACAAGGTACCTACTAGAAAAACTATTTGGTCCTCAAGTGGTAGGTGCTACAAGTGACAATAGCTATATGTATGTAGACCTTCCTCCCAATATG ATTGGTTCTTTCTTGATGGGTTGGTTTGGTGTTGTTTTCAAAGGAGATATATCCAAATTCTCCCCTGAGCTGGCAGTTGGGTTGACCACAGGTTACTTAGGGAGTCTGACCACATTCAGTGGCTGGAATCAGAAAATGCTCGAGCTTAGTGTCAATGGTCAATGGGTTTTCTCTTTTCTTGGATTTTTTTTAG GCTTGTTTCTTGTTGCATATTCATTCATATTTGGGGTGGAGACAGCAAAGGGTGTGAAATGGGTTTTTAACAAAACAAATCTAAATTCCAAATGTGGGTTTGAATTAAAGAACAACATTATAAGTGAAAGTATACTGATAGTTTTGATGATTACATTACTGGGGTTGCTATGGGGTGTGAGTATTGCATTATTAAAAAGGGATTTTGAGAGTGACAAAAGTACAAGTCAGTTATGGTTAGGTTGTATAGTTGGACCAATCGGTGTATGGATCAGATTCTATTTAGCAAAATTCAATGGAAAAGGCTTAGGAAGACAACACATCATGAAATGGATGCCTTTTGGGACATTGATTGCAAATGTATCAGCCTCCTGCATCATGGCAACCTTTGCAACATTGAAGAAAGCT GTGAAGGATGAACATTTTGATATTGTGGCAACAGGGATCCAGTTTGGGTTATGTGGTTGTTTGAGTACAGTTTCAACTTTCATTGCTGAATTTGGAGCAATGAGAGAGAGTGTGGATCCTTGGAAAGCGTATGTGTATGCATTCACAACTATGATTGTATCATTTGTTTTTGGGACCTTCATTTACTCGGTTCCTGTGTGGGCTAAAAGTTGGTCATAG